In a genomic window of Zingiber officinale cultivar Zhangliang chromosome 9B, Zo_v1.1, whole genome shotgun sequence:
- the LOC122024959 gene encoding protein BIG GRAIN 1-like: MGERRVRGNYKAGHQNPSFSSTLLDAIYRSIDESDGNAAALGSVSSRDRFCAPEDIQKRSPLTLLPPVAAANQGAASRCRTLPPICTSSSSDISSYGGFSSSSDPDSVAARLRPIRTGAAPLCSAPLPLPLAEEGEKKKKKKSGSIHGKLHEMRGSRSAAPASPGARLAGFLGSLLSAVSGTRRKQSPSSSTTTAGGCDDSACSTASSHSRSCLVKNPSTRERAADRGKRTVRFYPVSVIVDEDLRPCGQKSIFEADSSSRRLSAAALEARRRVAEMLRGMEEEEEEMSDSSSDLFELENLTATENGGVGGGGRMDELPVYETTRLVSFSQSQRFLKI; encoded by the coding sequence CGCTCCATCGACGAGTCGGACGGTAACGCCGCCGCCTTGGGGAGTGTATCCTCCCGAGATAGGTTCTGCGCTCCCGAAGACATCCAGAAGAGGTCTCCACTGACTCTTCTGCCTCCCGTGGCGGCGGCGAACCAGGGGGCGGCCAGCCGTTGCCGAACCCTTCCGCCTATCTGCACATCTAGCTCTTCCGACATCTCCAGCTATGGCGGATTTTCGTCCTCTTCGGATCCAGACTCAGTGGCCGCACGGCTCCGCCCGATCCGGACCGGAGCGGCTCCTCTCTGCTCCGCCCCTCTACCGCTTCCGCTGGCGGAGGAaggcgagaagaagaagaaaaagaaatccgGTTCGATCCACGGCAAGCTCCACGAAATGAGAGGTTCGAGATCGGCGGCGCCGGCGTCTCCGGGGGCTCGACTTGCCGGCTTCCTCGGGTCTCTGCTATCGGCGGTGTCAGGGACACGGCGAAAGCAGTCGCCCTCCTCGTCAACCACCACCGCGGGCGGATGCGACGACTCCGCCTGCTCCACGGCGTCGTCCCACTCGCGGTCGTGCTTGGTCAAGAATCCATCTACGAGGGAAAGAGCGGCGGACAGGGGCAAGCGGACGGTCAGGTTCTACCCAGTGAGCGTGATTGTGGACGAGGACCTGCGGCCGTGCGGTCAGAAGAGCATCTTCGAGGCGGATTCGTCGTCTCGGCGGCTATCGGCGGCGGCATTGGAAGCAAGGAGGAGGGTAGCGGAGATGCTGAGAGGgatggaggaggaggaagaggagatgaGTGATTCGAGCTCCGATCTGTTCGAGTTGGAGAATTTAACGGCGACGGAAAATGGAGGAGTCGGTGGCGGCGGCCGCATGGACGAGCTTCCGGTGTACGAAACCACTCGCCTCGTCTCCTTTTCTCAATCTCAACGTTTTCTTAAAATATAA